The Nyctibius grandis isolate bNycGra1 chromosome 23, bNycGra1.pri, whole genome shotgun sequence genome contains a region encoding:
- the CCDC191 gene encoding coiled-coil domain-containing protein 191 yields MALPLHRPQLYRWRRLTDGAGPKPRFDADNWEHWIKRVEQAAEHAVSEAFSLQKSRYSQGPCGPVTVERLQDHDAACEEAQELLSNWMESKLQLELRSDGEEEVDSVILEKPSVAPLTCERFDDLCSYLEHELESSSVQEYLQHLLQSQGVNNWIAEQLRLEDIKENQKLVDPRIIMDLRHKQVKENRMKRQKALELQRQEESLKKLALSEARRQIQEERRKALEAKREKEEIQREIVKLQKERTEKRHTMAEARRTKGKRQEKSEKLTIQKVRITASPPLVLKKEEQGEEKQRKAQELLRWIQANKQRRMQRHFSAWLKVILEHRIKIRKARALANWRCQLKTLRAWRNYTWAQKAEREAQQLEVHLRDQNRKTQLSVEHNKRRLLRRCFLAWQRWSQAETEKQELQIKGGEMKRKMAQRLKVVSLGKGGPARALKVYVPRTAEVNHHQDLQQDKPTEICLIQKGPDQTGDHSCWDAAHTFHSYRKSKFALRITLKHAAPSAQDQAVYRNQIATLPQQFQAPGPKKAPAYGSRFEHRHAFQQRLIEEQRQQLQKQQKLILELQENQRLSRAKEEAAQATTVTQLLNNSASQTSEEKPEREKQSSPPVSHGPENTRAVMQGRRPSIQLTSPHPILKAMEERATQRAERRRKLEEAKQQREKEKLAQTKAEEEARQRKKAEEKKAQQERRREERRQQELEALEKQRRLEKEQQLQKKAKDHYEKVLLRKLGMVPWKRLREQAKENLVVAQRHHCLGLQRKHLMAWLQHTQRSLAGKMAWAEGFYSYVLLRRGFRDWLKYKDYLATMKERASTFHAACLMRKYFRAWFDLIMEERRTLREKLKIATEHSNKRLMLNALKAWRQYPALVKKEREREERRNQLRRRVAEILPDFQIDRKESKTTGKGDKKTDSVRCYLPTESKGKSCPLGLPGSQHWPAHKHSALTLVASGDFKFMNFNCH; encoded by the exons ATGGCCCTGCCGCTGCACAGGCCGCAGCTGTACCGCTGGCGGCGCCTCACCGACGGGGCCGGGCCGAAG CCAAGGTTTGACGCTGataactgggagcactggatCAAG AGAGTGGAACAAGCCGCTGAGCATGCTGTGTCTGAAgctttttcccttcaaaagTCAAGGTATTCACAGGGGCCTTGTGGTCCTGTGACCGTGGAACGGCTGCAAGATCATGATGCGGCGTGTGAGGAAG CCCAAGAGCTGCTCAGTAACTGGATGGAGTCCaaactgcagctggagctgaggAGCGATGGAGAAGAGGAAGTTGACTCTGTCATCCTGGAAAAGCCTTCTGTAGCCCCTCTGACGTGTGAGCGGTTTGATG ACTTGTGCAGCTATCTGGAACATGAATTGGAAAGTTCTTCTGTCCAAGAGTACCTACAGCATCTTTTGCAGAGTCAAGGTGTGAACAATTGGATAGCGGAACAGCTTAGACTTGAAGACATcaaggaaaaccaaaaacttGTAGATCCACGAATAATCATGGACCTCAGACACAAGCAG gtgaAAGAAAACCGAATGAAGCGTCAGAAGGCATTAGAGCTTCAGAGACAAGAAGAGTCCCTGAAGAAATTAGCTCTGTCTGAGGCCAGGCGCCAAATacaggaggagagaaggaaggccCTGGAGGctaagagggagaaggaggagatcCAGAGGGAAATCGTGAAGCTGCAAAAGGAAAGGACTGAGAAGAGGCACACCATGGCAGAAGCACGGAGAAC gaaggggaagagacaagaaaaaagtgaaaagctgaCAATTCAGAAGGTGCGTATTACTGCATCACCACCCCTGgtcctgaagaaagaagagcaaggagaggagaaacagagaaaggctCAGGAGCTGCTGCGCTGGATTCAGGCCAATAAGCAGAGA CGCATGCAACGACATTTCTCTGCTTGGCTGAAAGTCATTCTGGAGCACagaattaaaatcagaaaagccAGAGCCCTTGCCAACTGGAGATGCCAACTGAAGACCCTGCGAGCCTGGAGAAACTATACTTGGGCCCAGAAAGCAGAGCGGGAGGCACAGCAATTGGAAGTTCATCTCCGAGATCAAAACAG GAAAACACAACTGTCTGTGGAGCATAACAAGCGACGGCTTTTGCGCCGCTGCTTTTTGGCATGGCAGCGCTGGAGccaagcagagacagaaaagcaagagcTGCAGATCAAGGGCGGGgagatgaagaggaagatggCACAGCGACTGAAGGTGGTGTCACTGGGGAAGGGTGGTCCGGCCAGGGCACTGAAGGTTTACGTGCCTCGGACAGCGGAAGTAAACCATCATCAAGATTTGCAGCAAGACAAG ccAACTGAAATTTGCCTCATACAGAAAGGACCTGACCAGACCGGAGACCACTCTTGTTGGGATGCTGCTCACACATTTCATTCCTACAGAAAATCCAAATTTGCCTTGAGGATTACCCTAAAACATGCAGCCCCGAGTGCCCAGGACCAGGCTGTGTACAGGAATCAAATAGCCACTCTCCCCCAGCAGTTTCAGGCACCTGGTCCAAAGAAAGCTCCTGCTTATGGTAGCCGTTTTGAGCACCGTCATGCCTTCCAGCAACGTCTGATTGaggagcaaaggcagcagcttcagaaacagcaaaagctgaTCCTTGAACTGCAGGAAAATCAGAGGCTGAGCAGAGCTAAAGAAGAGGCAGCACAAGCCACAACTGTAACCCAGCTGCTTAACAACTCTGCTTCACAAACCAGCGAGGAAAAAccagagagggaaaaacaaTCCAG TCCACCTGTTTCTCATGGGCCAGAAAACACAAGGGCGGTGATGCAAGGCAGAAGGCCTTCCATCCAGCTGACCTCACCTCATCCCATACTGAAAG CTATGGAGGAGAGAGCAACTCAGCGGGCAGAACGGAGGAGGAAACTAGAAGAAGCCaaacaacaaagagaaaaggaaaaattg GCCCAGACGAAGGCTGAAGAGGAGGCACGACAGAGGaagaaggctgaggaaaagaaagctcaGCAGGAAAGACGACGAGaggagagaaggcagcaggagctg GAAGCcctggagaagcagaggaggctggagaaagagcagcagctccagaaAAAGGCCAAAGATCACTATGAGAAGGTCCTGCTGAGAAAGTTGGGAATGGTgccatggaaaaggctgagggagcaAGCCAAGGAAAACCTGGTG GTGGCACAAAGGCACCACTGCTTGGGCCTGCAGAGGAAACACCTGATGGCTTGGCTCCAGCACACCCAGAGGAGCCTCGCAGGGAAGATGGCTTGGGCTGAGGGCTTCTATTCCTATGTGTTGCTGAGACGGGGCTTCAGGGACTGGCTAAAG TACAAGGATTATCTCGCTACTATGAAGGAAAGAGCGAGTACCTTCCATGCAGCCTGCCTCATGAGGAAGTACTTCAGGGCATGGTTTGATCTGATCATGGAGGAAAGAAGGACCTTACGGGAGAAGCTGAAGATTGCTACTGAGCACAGTAACAA GAGACTCATGCTGAACGCATTAAAGGCCTGGAGGCAGTATCCAGCACtggtgaaaaaagaaagagagagagaggaaaggagaaatcaGCTACGCAGGAGAGTAGCTGAAATTCTCCCCGACTTCCAAATTGACAGAAAAGAGTCAAAGACGACTGGCAAAGGGGACAAGAAGACTGATTCTGTTCGGTGCTATCTTCCTACCGAATCCAAGGGGAAGTCCTGTCCCCTGGGACTGCCTGGTTCGCAGCACTGGCCAGCTCACAAGCACAGTGCTTTGACTTTGGTGGCAAGTGGTGATTTCAAGTTTATGAATTTCAATTGTCATTGA